A single Montipora foliosa isolate CH-2021 chromosome 7, ASM3666993v2, whole genome shotgun sequence DNA region contains:
- the LOC138009780 gene encoding zinc finger protein 862-like: MWRFLPGCEAPPPKKVKSNEDVSESAKNYEKNKRQQVFQNSWKQGRTWLVCEDNAMFCSVCKEAATVDVTITHKNCFTSGNCQYKLESIKLHEESRNQKSAKAIVAAKNWPCETPVVKFLLTMNSEIKEKLSKLFKTCHALAIHNRPFTDYNWLCQLDEAKGVKIGKTYRNYESAKKFTKAHRLELAFKDASKSNSLHEKIVPTLLMGLYYFYHKSTVNRSMLKRCSNSLQRKLRIPTRVGGTHWVGHLHRALESVISSYPVIILHLQQMTLTDSRISNKIQVNKAKCFLKLLSSKDVILYMHLLLEVCEPLKRLSATQQDKTAAVDGPHLRKVNNKDTFCDDPLKGTDVAFKAARSQLITDLISSLEKRFSDTTRGIFQATHIAKISSWPSAKTLEELENFGDQELQVILAHYGDVLQSAGVVLEEVETEWTSLKAAIYHEHEAVDIPKLTWSVINRTYYENHQNILAVISLVLTLPASSAEVERGFSQLKILKSDIRSTLSEERLNDLLAVKLLSADIQNFDPLPAIELWGTSSVRTRRPLLKDRASQRESSTAVVNVAADNTVVSTASSVAVPVASPVAGTAAESDSNAASVVLDPETAPSTPVAHSTEASPQSNSGEALPSAVILPVNEDQHPLDAEIIGCTDDDEERDSGVDDDSDLEEEFVDRLIQKYL, translated from the exons ATGTGGAGGTTCCTTCCCGGTTGTGAGGCGCCGCCGCcaaaaaaagtgaaaagtaaTGAAGATGTCTCAGAAAGTGCTAAAAATTACGAAAAGAACAAAAGGCAGCAGGTTTTTCAAAACAGTTGGAAGCAAGGGAGGACATGGTTAGTTTGTGAGGATAACGCGATGTTTTGCTCAGTTTGCAAAGAGGCGGCAACTGTGGATGTGACGATAACTCACAAGAACTGTTTTACCTCTGGAAATTGTCAATATAAGTTAGAGTCCATAAAGCTGCACGAGGAATCACGTAATCAGAAATCGGCAAAAGCTATTGTAGCTGCAAAGAATTGGCCATGTGAAACACCAGTGGTGAAATTCTTGCTTACCATGAACAGTGAAATTAAGGAGAAGTTGAGCAAACTCTTTAAAACTTGTCATGCCCTAGCAATCCACAACCGACCATTCACTGACTATAACTGGCTATGTCAACTGGATGAAGCAAAAGGTGTGAAAATTGGGAAAACTTACAGAAACTATGAGTCAGCAAAGAAGTTTACAAAGGCTCACAGGCTGGAGCTGGCTTTTAAAGATGCTTCAAAGTCCAACAGTCTCCATGAAAAAATCGTTCCTACATTGCTGATGGGCTTGTACTACTTTTACCACAAAAGCACAGTGAACCGGTCGATGCTTAAGAGGTGTTCCAATTCCCTCCAGAGAAAACTTCGCATTCCTACACGAGTTGGCGGAACCCACTGGGTAGGACATCTACACAGGGCACTGGAAAGTGTTATTTCCTCATATCCCGTAATAATACTTCACCTTCAACAG ATGACTCTGACGGACAGCAGGATATCAAACAAGATCCAAGTGAACAAAGCCAAATGTTTCTTGAAGCTTCTGTCTTCTAAGGATGTAATCCTGTACATGCACCTTCTCCTTGAAGTCTGTGAGCCACTGAAAAGGCTGTCAGCAACTCAACAAGACAAGACAGCCGCAGT TGACGGGCCTCATTTGCGAAAGGTGAACAACAAGGACACCTTCTGTGATGATCCACTGAAAGGGACAGATGTGGCTTTTAAAGCAGCACGTAGTCAACTTATCACCGACCTTATCTCTTCTCTGGAGAAGAGGTTTTCTGACACAACACGGGGCATCTTCCAGGCTACTCACATAGCTAAGATCTCCAGCTGGCCCAGTGCTAAGACACTTGAAGAACTGGAGA ACTTTGGAGACCAAGAACTTCAAGTCATCTTGGCACACTATGGAGATGTTCTACAATCAGCTGGCGTTGTCCTGGAGGAGGTAGAGACTGAGTGGACGTCACTGAAAGCTGCTATTTATCATGAGCA TGAGGCTGTAGACATACCAAAGCTCACCTGGTCTGTCATCAACAGGACGTATTATGAAAACCACCAAAATATTCTGGCAGTTATCTCTCTTGTGCTTACACTTCCAGCCTCCAGTGCAGAGGTGGAAAGAGGGTTCAGCCAACTTAAAATCCTGAAAAGTGACATCCGCTCTACCTTGTCAGAAGAACGTCTAAATGATTTATTGGCTGTGAAACTTCTGAGTGCTGATATACAGAACTTCGACCCTCTGCCTGCCATTGAGCTGTGGGGCACCTCAAGTGTCAGGACAAGACGCCCCCTCCTCAAGGACAGAGCAAGTCAGAGAGAGTCTTCAACGGCTGTTGTGAATGTGGCTGCTGATAACACTGTTGTCTCCACTGCTTCAAGTGTAGCAGTCCCAGTTGCAAGTCCAGTAGCAGGAACAGCTGCAGAATCCGACTCCAATGCAGCATCTGTGGTACTTGATCCAGAAACAGCACCCTCGACTCCAGTGGCACACTCCACAGAAGCGAGCCCACAATCTAATTCAGGGGAAGCACTGCCTTCAGCTGTCATACTGCCAGTAAACGAAGATCAACATCCTCTGGATGCTGAAATAATTGGTTGCacagatgatgatgaagaaagAGATTCTGGAGTAGATGATGACAGTGACCTTGAGGAAGAATTTGTTGATAGGCTTATCCAGAAATACCTGTAA